From the Rhodococcus sp. NBC_00297 genome, one window contains:
- a CDS encoding glycoside hydrolase family 6 protein gives MNFDLQYAIVAFVDSLRPTADLQREIYLNSVGGFATFVSNYLTSIGFPPR, from the coding sequence ATGAATTTCGATCTTCAGTACGCCATCGTGGCGTTCGTGGATTCCCTGCGACCCACAGCCGATCTGCAGCGCGAGATCTACCTGAACTCCGTGGGCGGCTTCGCGACGTTCGTGAGCAACTACCTCACGTCGATCGGGTTCCCTCCTCGCTGA
- the fdxA gene encoding ferredoxin, giving the protein MPYTIAEPCVDVLDKACIEECPVDCIYEGGRMLYIQPDECVDCGACEPVCPVEAIFYEDDVPEQWSAYVSANVDFFDELGSPGGAAKVGKTDYDPPFIKALPPMGEN; this is encoded by the coding sequence GTGCCGTACACGATTGCTGAACCGTGCGTCGATGTCCTCGACAAGGCATGCATCGAGGAATGCCCTGTCGACTGCATCTACGAGGGTGGACGCATGCTCTACATCCAGCCCGACGAGTGCGTGGACTGCGGTGCCTGCGAGCCGGTGTGCCCCGTCGAGGCGATCTTCTACGAGGACGACGTCCCCGAGCAGTGGTCCGCCTACGTCAGCGCCAACGTCGACTTCTTCGACGAACTGGGCTCACCCGGTGGCGCGGCCAAGGTCGGCAAGACCGACTACGACCCGCCGTTCATCAAGGCTCTGCCCCCCATGGGTGAGAACTGA
- the dapC gene encoding succinyldiaminopimelate transaminase codes for MASLLPEFPWDTLADVTALARSHPHGIVNLSVGTPVDPVADVVRDALAAASAQPGYPTTVGTPELRAAAVSALARRYGIGGLDERSILPVIGTKEVIAWLPTLLALGPDDLVVIPELAYPTYEVGALLAGCRTLRADGVSRLGPERASLMFVNSPSNPSGRVLGVAHLRKVVEWARERGTIVVSDECYLGLTWEGRAVSILDDEVCGGDTTGLLAVHSLSKTSNLASYRAGFVAGDPALVAELLAVRKHAGMMVPLPVQAAMTAALSDDEHENVQRERYRDRRTALAAAVVAAGFTIDHSEAGLYLWATRGEPCRDTVRWFAERGILVAPGEFYGPDGGTHVRIALTATDERIAAAVARLTV; via the coding sequence GTGGCGAGCCTGTTGCCCGAGTTCCCGTGGGACACGCTGGCCGACGTCACCGCGCTGGCGCGGTCGCATCCGCACGGCATCGTGAACCTGTCCGTCGGTACGCCGGTGGACCCGGTCGCCGACGTCGTCCGTGACGCTCTCGCGGCGGCCTCCGCGCAGCCGGGGTACCCCACGACAGTGGGCACACCCGAGCTGCGGGCGGCCGCCGTCAGTGCGCTCGCACGCCGCTACGGCATCGGTGGGTTGGACGAACGCTCGATCCTGCCGGTGATCGGAACCAAGGAAGTCATCGCCTGGTTGCCGACCCTGCTCGCGCTCGGCCCGGACGATCTCGTCGTCATCCCGGAACTGGCGTACCCCACCTACGAGGTCGGGGCGCTGCTCGCGGGATGCCGCACACTGCGCGCGGACGGGGTGTCGCGTCTCGGTCCCGAACGCGCGTCGCTGATGTTCGTCAACTCGCCGTCCAATCCCAGTGGCCGGGTGCTCGGTGTCGCTCACCTGCGCAAGGTGGTCGAGTGGGCCCGCGAACGCGGCACGATCGTCGTGTCGGACGAGTGCTACCTCGGACTCACCTGGGAGGGACGCGCCGTCTCGATCCTCGACGACGAGGTGTGCGGCGGGGACACCACCGGCCTGCTGGCCGTGCACTCGCTGTCCAAGACGTCGAACCTCGCGAGCTACCGCGCCGGCTTCGTGGCCGGCGATCCCGCCCTGGTCGCGGAACTGCTCGCGGTCCGCAAGCACGCGGGCATGATGGTTCCCCTTCCGGTGCAGGCGGCCATGACCGCGGCGCTGAGCGACGACGAGCACGAGAACGTGCAACGCGAGCGTTACCGCGATCGTCGGACCGCGCTCGCCGCCGCCGTGGTGGCGGCCGGATTCACCATCGATCACTCCGAGGCCGGCCTGTACCTGTGGGCCACGCGCGGTGAACCGTGCCGGGACACCGTGCGCTGGTTCGCCGAACGCGGCATCCTCGTCGCTCCGGGGGAGTTCTACGGTCCCGACGGCGGCACCCACGTCCGCATCGCGCTGACGGCGACCGACGAGCGCATCGCCGCTGCCGTCGCCCGTCTCACGGTCTGA
- a CDS encoding PH domain-containing protein, producing the protein MLLIHPVTELVRLLPVLLVSLVLGSQSGTHVWGLIVVVLLVGAAILRWFTTGYRIGSDDVQLRRGLFQKKVLSIPRGRIRSVDVRAGPLHRLLGLSILTVGTGQQKSDKADSFELNALASNLVPALREELLAGTGRTVGVDPVAVTEPAVTPEREIAHFRTGWVRFAPFTATGIVVVGAGFGLVFQSGFAGDIASSPALDDTYQAVLRLGIVVAVVVAAALLLVVSSIVSVVRYLVVYGNLSVTDDGTRLRVGHGLLSTRHTTLDRDRLRGATLRRPLVLRWARGARLDAVMTGVSASEKESSLLLPPAPLPAARHTMDDVLAGLPESAPATVTLQKHGPAALRRRLTRAVGPVLLIAVALLVVRSTGRDVPIAAWIGVALLVVAAAALAFDRYAALGHRAHPGVLITEHGSLDRRRVVLDTDGVVAWGARQTFFQRRAGVATIVAATAAGTGRYTVLDVPADHAWSIVESAQPGAGDVWVERP; encoded by the coding sequence ATGCTCCTGATCCACCCGGTCACCGAGCTGGTCCGCCTGCTGCCGGTGCTCCTGGTGTCCCTCGTCCTTGGATCGCAGAGCGGCACGCACGTCTGGGGCCTGATCGTCGTGGTCCTCCTCGTGGGCGCGGCGATCCTGCGCTGGTTCACCACCGGGTACCGCATCGGCTCGGACGACGTCCAGCTGCGCCGCGGGCTCTTCCAGAAGAAGGTGCTCTCCATTCCGCGTGGTCGAATCCGCAGTGTGGACGTGCGAGCCGGGCCGCTGCACCGACTGCTGGGACTGTCGATCCTCACCGTGGGCACCGGTCAGCAGAAGTCGGACAAGGCCGACTCGTTCGAGCTGAACGCCCTCGCCTCGAACCTGGTCCCCGCCCTGCGTGAGGAGTTGCTGGCGGGCACCGGCCGGACGGTGGGAGTGGATCCGGTCGCAGTGACCGAACCCGCCGTGACGCCCGAACGTGAGATCGCCCACTTTCGCACCGGCTGGGTTCGATTCGCCCCCTTCACGGCCACGGGCATCGTCGTCGTCGGTGCCGGATTCGGGCTCGTGTTCCAGTCCGGGTTCGCCGGTGACATCGCCTCTTCGCCGGCCCTCGACGACACCTATCAGGCCGTTCTGCGCCTCGGCATCGTGGTCGCGGTGGTCGTCGCCGCGGCCCTGCTGCTCGTCGTGTCGAGCATCGTCTCCGTGGTGCGCTACCTGGTCGTCTACGGCAACCTCTCCGTGACCGACGACGGCACCAGGCTCCGCGTCGGCCACGGACTGCTGTCGACGCGGCACACGACGCTGGACCGCGACCGCCTCCGCGGCGCGACACTGCGTCGACCGCTGGTCCTGCGGTGGGCGCGCGGAGCACGCCTGGATGCCGTCATGACCGGGGTGTCCGCTTCGGAGAAGGAGTCGTCGCTGCTCCTGCCGCCCGCTCCCCTGCCGGCCGCCCGCCACACGATGGACGACGTGCTGGCGGGTCTGCCGGAGAGCGCGCCGGCCACGGTGACACTGCAGAAGCACGGACCGGCGGCTTTGCGGCGCAGGCTCACCCGCGCCGTCGGGCCGGTCCTGCTGATCGCTGTCGCACTCCTCGTGGTCCGGTCGACCGGCCGGGACGTCCCGATCGCCGCGTGGATCGGCGTCGCGCTCCTCGTGGTGGCCGCCGCCGCTCTGGCGTTCGACCGGTACGCAGCCCTCGGCCACCGTGCCCACCCGGGAGTTCTGATCACCGAGCACGGCAGCCTCGACCGGCGACGCGTCGTCCTCGACACCGACGGCGTGGTCGCCTGGGGTGCCCGGCAGACCTTCTTCCAGCGACGGGCCGGTGTCGCGACCATCGTCGCCGCCACCGCGGCCGGCACGGGCCGCTACACGGTGCTCGACGTACCCGCCGACCACGCGTGGTCGATCGTCGAGAGCGCTCAGCCCGGTGCCGGCGACGTGTGGGTCGAGCGCCCGTGA
- a CDS encoding bifunctional FO biosynthesis protein CofGH: MLPDPSTPARADTRVTPPDSPAPTASAVRRALRRARDGVVISVDEATTLLHARGDDLTDLCASAARVRDAGLLAENRPGTVTYSRKVFIPLTRLCRDTCHYCTFVTVPGKLRAEGHGMFLEADEVLDIARRGAELGCKEALFTLGDRPEARWPEAQEWLDARGYDSTLDYLRAMSIRVLEETGLLPHLNPGVMSWEEMSRLKPVAPSMGMMLETTSRRLFEEKGQAHYGSPDKDPEVRLRVLTDAGRLTVPFTTGILVGIGETIRDRAESIMAIRKSHKAFGHVQEVIVQNFLAKDDTAMRSAPDAGLEEFLATIAVSRILLGPAMRIQAPPNLVSAQECAALLAAGVDDWGGVSPLTPDHVNPERPWPNLDTLAQLSADAGFTLTERTAVQPRYVLAGSPWIDPRISAHVRALADDATGLAVPETIPSGLPWQEPDEVWESTGRVDLNTGIDTEGRNTETRSDMGSAFGDWESIREQVAHLATLDSVDRDVVAALRAAEKDPGNCTDEEYLALATAEGAALDAVTAFADQLRRDVVGDDVTYVVNRNINFTNICYTGCRFCAFAQRKGDADAFSLSTSEVADRAWEAHVLGATEVCMQGGIDPELPVTGYADLVRAVKARVPSMHVHAFSPMEIVNGASRGGQSVRDWLTELRAAGLDTIPGTAAEILDDEVRWVLTKGKLPAQTWIDVVTTAHEVGLRSSSTMMYGHVDNPSHWVGHLNVLKRIQDRTGGFTEFVPLPFVHQSSPLYLAGASRPGPTQRDNRAVHALARIMLHGRIYNIQTSWVKLGVTGTRVMLNGGANDLGGTLMEETISRMAGSQHGSEKTVEELHAIAEGIGRRAVERTTAYADRTEAA; this comes from the coding sequence ATGTTGCCCGATCCGAGTACTCCCGCGCGCGCCGACACCCGAGTGACGCCTCCCGACAGCCCGGCACCGACCGCATCGGCGGTGCGGCGTGCGCTGCGCCGTGCCCGCGACGGTGTGGTGATCAGTGTCGACGAGGCGACCACGCTGCTGCACGCCCGCGGCGACGACCTGACCGATCTGTGCGCGTCCGCGGCGCGGGTGCGGGACGCGGGACTGCTCGCCGAGAACCGCCCCGGCACGGTGACCTACTCGCGCAAGGTGTTCATTCCCCTCACCCGGCTGTGCCGGGACACGTGCCACTACTGCACGTTCGTGACGGTCCCCGGCAAGCTGCGCGCCGAGGGGCACGGGATGTTCCTCGAGGCCGACGAGGTGCTCGACATCGCGCGGCGCGGTGCCGAACTGGGATGCAAGGAAGCGTTGTTCACGCTCGGCGACCGCCCCGAGGCTCGCTGGCCCGAGGCGCAGGAGTGGTTGGACGCGCGCGGCTACGACTCGACGCTGGACTACCTGCGGGCGATGTCGATCCGCGTGCTCGAGGAGACGGGTCTGCTCCCGCACCTCAATCCCGGAGTGATGAGCTGGGAGGAGATGTCGCGCCTCAAGCCGGTCGCGCCGTCGATGGGCATGATGCTCGAGACCACCTCGCGTCGACTGTTCGAGGAGAAGGGGCAGGCCCACTACGGCAGCCCCGACAAGGACCCCGAGGTGCGTCTGCGCGTGCTCACCGACGCCGGTCGTCTCACCGTTCCGTTCACCACCGGCATCCTCGTGGGCATCGGCGAGACGATCCGTGACCGCGCCGAGTCGATCATGGCGATCCGGAAGTCGCACAAGGCATTCGGTCACGTGCAGGAAGTGATCGTGCAGAACTTCCTGGCCAAGGACGACACCGCGATGCGGTCCGCACCCGATGCCGGCCTGGAGGAGTTCCTCGCCACCATCGCCGTGTCCCGCATCCTTCTCGGCCCGGCCATGCGCATCCAGGCGCCGCCGAATCTGGTGTCCGCGCAGGAGTGCGCGGCGTTGCTCGCCGCGGGCGTCGACGACTGGGGCGGTGTCTCGCCGCTCACCCCCGATCACGTCAATCCCGAGCGGCCGTGGCCGAACCTCGACACTCTCGCGCAGCTGTCCGCGGACGCCGGCTTCACGCTGACCGAACGCACGGCGGTGCAGCCGCGGTACGTCCTGGCGGGCTCACCGTGGATCGATCCGCGGATCTCGGCGCACGTGCGTGCGCTCGCCGACGACGCGACCGGGCTGGCGGTGCCCGAGACGATCCCGTCCGGTCTGCCGTGGCAGGAACCCGACGAGGTGTGGGAGTCCACCGGCCGCGTCGACCTCAACACCGGCATCGACACCGAGGGTCGCAACACCGAGACGCGCAGCGACATGGGCAGCGCGTTCGGCGACTGGGAGTCCATCCGCGAGCAGGTGGCGCACCTCGCGACCCTGGACAGCGTCGACCGCGACGTGGTCGCCGCCCTCCGCGCCGCGGAGAAGGATCCCGGCAACTGCACCGACGAGGAGTACCTGGCGCTGGCCACCGCCGAGGGTGCGGCGCTCGACGCGGTGACCGCCTTCGCCGATCAGCTGCGCCGCGACGTCGTCGGCGACGACGTCACGTACGTCGTGAACCGGAACATCAACTTCACCAACATCTGCTACACCGGGTGCCGCTTCTGCGCCTTCGCCCAACGCAAGGGCGACGCCGACGCGTTCTCGCTGTCGACCAGCGAGGTCGCCGACCGGGCCTGGGAGGCGCACGTCCTCGGCGCCACCGAGGTCTGCATGCAGGGCGGCATCGATCCGGAGCTGCCCGTGACCGGATACGCCGACCTGGTGCGCGCGGTGAAGGCGCGGGTGCCGTCGATGCACGTGCACGCCTTCTCGCCCATGGAGATCGTCAACGGGGCCTCGCGCGGTGGCCAGTCGGTGCGCGACTGGCTGACCGAACTGCGGGCGGCCGGGCTGGACACCATCCCCGGGACGGCGGCGGAGATCCTCGACGACGAGGTCCGCTGGGTGCTCACCAAGGGCAAGCTGCCCGCCCAGACGTGGATCGACGTCGTCACCACGGCGCACGAGGTGGGACTGCGGTCGAGCTCGACGATGATGTACGGCCACGTCGACAACCCCTCGCACTGGGTGGGACACCTGAACGTGCTCAAGCGGATCCAGGACCGCACCGGGGGTTTCACCGAGTTCGTGCCGCTGCCGTTCGTGCACCAGAGTTCGCCGCTGTACCTGGCGGGGGCGTCACGACCCGGACCGACGCAGCGCGACAACCGGGCCGTCCACGCACTGGCGCGGATCATGCTGCACGGCCGCATCTACAACATCCAGACGAGCTGGGTGAAACTCGGCGTGACGGGAACTCGGGTGATGCTGAACGGCGGCGCCAACGACCTGGGTGGCACGCTGATGGAGGAGACGATCTCGCGGATGGCGGGATCGCAGCACGGATCGGAGAAGACCGTCGAGGAACTACACGCGATCGCCGAGGGAATCGGACGACGCGCAGTCGAGCGCACCACCGCCTACGCAGACCGGACGGAAGCAGCATGA
- a CDS encoding uracil-DNA glycosylase has protein sequence MTPDSGTPRSIPELDVAVSECRACPRLVEWRELVAREKRAAFRDETYWGRPVPGFGPVDARLLIVGLAPAAHGANRTGRMFTGDRSGDVLYAAMHAVGLATQPTATHIADGLELIGTRITSPVHCAPPANKPTPEERDRCRHWLETELHILAPTVRAVMVLGGFGWQALLPVLDGAGWTIPRPRPKFGHGAHVVLTSPEKELPDLHLFGCFHVSQQNTFTGRLTPAMVEQVLAAAADAAGIDRSQPRPSSAN, from the coding sequence GTGACACCCGACTCCGGTACACCCCGGAGCATCCCCGAACTCGATGTGGCGGTGTCGGAGTGCCGCGCGTGTCCGCGCCTCGTGGAGTGGCGTGAGCTGGTGGCGCGCGAGAAGCGGGCCGCGTTCCGTGACGAGACCTACTGGGGCCGACCGGTTCCGGGTTTCGGCCCCGTGGACGCTCGGCTGCTGATCGTCGGCCTGGCGCCGGCGGCTCACGGCGCGAATCGCACCGGGCGGATGTTCACGGGCGACCGCAGCGGCGACGTTCTCTACGCGGCCATGCACGCCGTCGGCCTCGCCACGCAGCCCACGGCGACCCACATCGCCGACGGCCTCGAGTTGATCGGCACGCGCATCACGTCGCCGGTGCACTGCGCTCCCCCGGCCAACAAGCCGACACCGGAGGAGCGCGACCGGTGCCGTCACTGGTTGGAGACGGAACTGCACATCCTGGCGCCGACCGTTCGGGCAGTGATGGTCCTGGGCGGATTCGGCTGGCAGGCACTGCTTCCGGTCCTCGACGGCGCGGGGTGGACGATCCCCCGACCGCGCCCGAAGTTCGGCCACGGTGCGCACGTCGTGCTGACGTCACCCGAGAAGGAGTTGCCGGACCTGCATCTGTTCGGGTGCTTCCACGTCAGCCAGCAGAACACCTTCACCGGACGGCTCACGCCGGCCATGGTGGAGCAGGTGCTCGCCGCGGCGGCCGACGCCGCCGGAATCGACAGGAGTCAGCCGCGTCCGAGTTCGGCGAACTGA
- the mshB gene encoding N-acetyl-1-D-myo-inositol-2-amino-2-deoxy-alpha-D-glucopyranoside deacetylase: protein MTERPRMLVVHAHPDDETITTGGTIARAVRAGVDVTVLTCSLGEEGEVIGETWAGLVADRADQLGGYRIHELTVALEALGCRPPRFLGGAGHWRDSGMAGTPAARHPRAFVNADPDEAVGAMVEVIRDVRPQVLVAYDPEGGYGHPDHMQVHRLAGLAVEAAEDPARFAETGPAWSVDKMYWTVTGLHQLTAGLSDLGDVPQQWRMPVEGELPSVPDDTITTSVDVRPVLDLKRLALRAHRTQVTVAESGRVYALSNDIAQPVLEDEQYILVRGDLGPVDSSGRETDLFAGIV from the coding sequence GTGACGGAGCGGCCCCGGATGCTGGTCGTCCATGCGCACCCCGACGACGAGACCATCACCACCGGCGGCACCATCGCCCGCGCCGTGCGGGCGGGCGTGGACGTGACGGTCCTGACCTGCTCGCTCGGCGAGGAGGGTGAGGTGATCGGGGAGACGTGGGCCGGACTGGTCGCGGATCGCGCGGATCAGTTGGGCGGGTACCGCATCCACGAGCTGACCGTGGCGCTCGAGGCGCTCGGATGCCGGCCGCCGCGGTTTCTCGGCGGTGCCGGGCACTGGCGCGACTCGGGCATGGCCGGAACCCCCGCGGCACGCCACCCGCGTGCCTTCGTCAACGCCGACCCGGACGAGGCCGTCGGCGCGATGGTCGAGGTCATCCGTGACGTTCGCCCGCAGGTCCTCGTGGCCTACGACCCCGAGGGCGGCTACGGCCACCCGGACCACATGCAGGTGCACCGGCTGGCTGGACTGGCCGTCGAGGCGGCGGAGGACCCTGCCCGGTTCGCCGAGACGGGGCCGGCCTGGTCGGTGGACAAGATGTACTGGACGGTCACCGGTCTGCATCAGTTGACCGCAGGCCTGAGCGACCTCGGCGACGTCCCCCAGCAGTGGCGCATGCCTGTCGAGGGCGAGCTGCCGAGCGTGCCCGACGACACGATCACCACGTCCGTCGACGTCCGCCCGGTGCTCGATCTCAAACGACTCGCGTTGCGCGCGCACCGAACTCAGGTCACCGTCGCGGAGTCCGGTCGGGTCTACGCCCTGTCGAACGACATCGCGCAGCCAGTCCTCGAGGACGAGCAGTACATCCTCGTCCGCGGCGATCTCGGACCGGTCGACTCGTCGGGGCGCGAGACCGACCTGTTCGCGGGGATCGTGTGA
- a CDS encoding NADP-dependent oxidoreductase, whose protein sequence is MTSSTRIVLASRPTGAPTAENFRTETVDLPEVGDGQVSLKTLYLSLDPYMRGRMSDAESYAEPVEVGDTMVGATVSEVIESRSDAVSVGAVVLGYTGWQSHAVVDASSVRVLDPEKAPVSTALGVLGMPGFTAYSGMTKIGQPKPGETVVVAAASGPVGSAVGQFAKIKGARAVGIAGGPEKCAYLIDELGFDAAVDHRAPDFEDQLKAATPDGIDVYFENVGGAVAKAVLPRLNLYARVPVCGLIAQYNDTQAPEGPDRLPGFFTRVLTKSLTIRGFIQSEFVPELYKDFLREVAEWIDNGSFRYREDVVEGLENAPDAFFGLLEGKNFGKLVVKVA, encoded by the coding sequence ATGACCTCCTCCACTCGCATCGTCCTGGCCTCTCGTCCCACCGGCGCACCCACTGCCGAGAACTTCCGGACCGAGACGGTCGATCTCCCCGAGGTCGGTGACGGTCAGGTCTCGCTGAAGACCCTGTACCTGTCGCTGGACCCGTACATGCGCGGCCGGATGAGCGACGCCGAGTCGTACGCGGAGCCCGTCGAGGTGGGCGACACGATGGTGGGCGCCACGGTCTCCGAGGTGATCGAGTCTCGAAGCGACGCCGTGTCGGTCGGCGCCGTGGTGCTCGGCTACACGGGGTGGCAGTCGCACGCGGTGGTCGACGCGTCGTCCGTGCGAGTGCTGGATCCGGAGAAGGCGCCCGTGTCCACCGCGCTGGGCGTGCTGGGGATGCCGGGCTTCACCGCGTACTCCGGCATGACGAAGATCGGGCAGCCGAAGCCGGGGGAGACCGTCGTGGTCGCAGCGGCCAGTGGGCCCGTCGGCTCGGCCGTCGGCCAGTTCGCGAAGATCAAGGGTGCGCGCGCCGTCGGCATCGCCGGCGGTCCCGAGAAGTGTGCGTACCTGATCGACGAGCTCGGCTTCGATGCCGCCGTCGATCACCGCGCCCCGGACTTCGAGGATCAGTTGAAGGCCGCGACTCCGGACGGCATCGACGTCTACTTCGAGAACGTGGGCGGCGCCGTCGCGAAGGCGGTGCTCCCGCGGCTCAACCTCTACGCACGCGTGCCGGTGTGCGGTCTCATCGCGCAGTACAACGACACGCAGGCACCGGAGGGTCCGGATCGGCTGCCCGGCTTCTTCACGCGCGTGCTGACGAAGAGCCTGACAATCCGCGGCTTCATCCAGAGCGAATTCGTCCCGGAGCTCTACAAGGACTTCCTGCGCGAGGTCGCCGAGTGGATCGACAACGGGTCGTTCCGCTACCGGGAAGACGTGGTCGAGGGTCTCGAGAACGCTCCCGACGCGTTCTTCGGGCTGCTCGAGGGCAAGAACTTCGGCAAGCTCGTCGTCAAGGTGGCGTGA
- a CDS encoding DUF6584 family protein, with protein MGALDRAQEDLARGEPWSARKRLTALLDQDAASQPALDLLGYACLAMDDPAGAGAAWFLTDRDDADPLVRHALDSFVAACPTPLVLARRLPINAPSRAYPPRVRERLAVLESRVRASGEEWEPPGEVHYFAQEGVDVEAFDEWSDAPAASRSGVKMVAAVLVVAMIGTASIATVLTVFF; from the coding sequence GTGGGAGCGCTCGACCGTGCGCAGGAGGATCTGGCCCGCGGGGAACCATGGAGTGCGCGCAAGCGCCTGACAGCGCTGCTGGATCAGGACGCCGCCTCGCAACCCGCGCTCGACCTCCTCGGCTACGCGTGCCTGGCGATGGACGACCCGGCCGGTGCCGGTGCGGCCTGGTTCCTCACCGATCGAGACGACGCCGACCCGCTGGTGCGGCACGCGCTCGACTCGTTCGTCGCCGCGTGCCCGACGCCGCTGGTGCTCGCGCGCCGGCTGCCCATCAACGCGCCGTCGCGGGCCTATCCGCCCCGCGTGCGCGAGCGGCTGGCCGTGCTCGAGTCGCGGGTGCGTGCCAGCGGCGAGGAGTGGGAGCCGCCCGGCGAGGTGCACTACTTCGCGCAGGAGGGCGTCGACGTCGAGGCGTTCGACGAGTGGTCGGACGCTCCCGCCGCGTCCCGGTCCGGTGTGAAGATGGTCGCCGCCGTCCTCGTGGTCGCCATGATCGGCACCGCGTCCATCGCGACCGTTCTCACCGTCTTCTTCTGA
- a CDS encoding PH domain-containing protein, which yields MSDNSPGVVLTDPAHRPDPRAKILWAVAAALLWLPVVVAVIVWAVVLAVNVERPSWTPVVAAAVAVVVLAGAHVTIAPQWRYRVHRWELSDTAVHTRTGWVTQERRIAPLSRVQTVDTERGPLDRALGLATVTVTTASSAGALEIAGLDLATADRTVAAITAAAARSRGDAT from the coding sequence GTGTCCGACAACAGTCCCGGTGTGGTCCTCACCGATCCCGCGCATCGCCCCGATCCGCGGGCGAAGATTCTGTGGGCCGTGGCAGCCGCCCTGCTGTGGCTCCCGGTGGTCGTCGCCGTGATCGTGTGGGCCGTGGTGCTCGCGGTGAACGTCGAGCGCCCGTCCTGGACGCCCGTGGTGGCCGCTGCCGTCGCCGTGGTGGTCCTCGCGGGAGCGCACGTGACCATCGCGCCGCAGTGGCGCTATCGGGTGCACCGCTGGGAACTGAGCGACACCGCCGTCCACACGCGCACCGGCTGGGTGACTCAGGAACGGCGCATCGCTCCCCTGTCCCGAGTGCAGACCGTCGACACCGAGCGCGGGCCGCTCGACCGGGCACTCGGACTGGCCACCGTGACGGTGACGACCGCGTCCTCCGCGGGAGCTCTGGAGATCGCGGGGCTCGACCTCGCGACCGCCGATCGCACCGTCGCCGCCATCACCGCGGCGGCCGCACGCTCACGAGGCGACGCCACGTGA
- a CDS encoding acyl-CoA synthetase, translating to MLLRSLNSYAITHGGDVDDAVTVGDVVLSRSDLLGAATSVAERIMGVDRVAVLAEPTARTVVAVVGALIAGVAVVPVPPDSGPTEFDHILADSGARGWLGVAPEHDGGLPVVPVRMHARSWHSYAEPSDDATGLVLYTSGTTGPPKGVILSRGALAAGIDALAEAWGWTANDTLVHGLPLYHVHGLVLGVLGPLRLGSRVIHTVKPSAERYAAARGTMYFGVPTVWSRVAADPESAAALSHARLLISGSAPLPVPVFEKIAALTGLEPIERYGMSETLITLSTRADGERRPGWVGVPVRGIETRLRGEDGSEVPRDGESIGSLEVRGRFFDGYLNKPEATAACWTDDGWFRTGDVAAIDPAGFHRIVGRESTDLIKTGGYRVGAGEVETAILGVPGVREVAVVGLPDDDLGQRIVAFVVGDEVEPRAVVDSVAQQLSVHKRPREVRVVDSLPRNGMGKVRKNLLE from the coding sequence GTGCTGCTCCGGTCTCTGAACTCGTACGCGATCACCCACGGCGGCGACGTCGACGACGCGGTCACCGTCGGTGACGTCGTCCTCTCTCGAAGCGATCTGCTCGGAGCCGCCACGTCGGTGGCCGAGCGCATCATGGGCGTCGACCGGGTGGCCGTCCTCGCCGAACCGACCGCCCGCACCGTCGTCGCCGTGGTCGGTGCGCTCATCGCCGGAGTGGCCGTGGTGCCCGTGCCCCCGGACTCGGGGCCGACCGAATTCGACCACATCCTCGCGGACTCCGGTGCCCGTGGGTGGCTGGGTGTCGCGCCCGAGCACGACGGCGGTCTGCCCGTCGTCCCGGTCCGCATGCACGCACGGTCCTGGCACAGCTACGCGGAGCCGTCGGACGACGCGACCGGTCTCGTGCTCTACACCTCGGGAACCACGGGCCCTCCGAAGGGCGTGATCCTCAGCCGCGGTGCGCTCGCCGCCGGCATCGACGCGCTCGCCGAGGCGTGGGGGTGGACGGCGAACGACACTCTGGTGCACGGACTCCCGCTCTATCACGTGCATGGGCTCGTGCTGGGAGTCCTGGGTCCGCTGCGACTCGGCAGTCGAGTGATCCACACCGTCAAGCCCTCCGCGGAGCGGTACGCCGCGGCGCGGGGAACGATGTACTTCGGGGTTCCCACCGTGTGGTCGCGAGTGGCGGCCGACCCGGAGTCCGCCGCGGCGCTGTCGCACGCTCGGTTGTTGATCTCGGGCAGTGCCCCGCTGCCGGTGCCGGTGTTCGAGAAGATCGCCGCTCTCACGGGTCTCGAGCCGATCGAGCGCTACGGCATGAGCGAGACCCTCATCACGCTGAGTACGCGCGCCGACGGTGAGCGACGACCCGGTTGGGTCGGAGTTCCGGTGCGCGGCATCGAGACTCGGCTGCGCGGTGAGGACGGGTCGGAGGTCCCACGCGACGGGGAGTCCATCGGTTCGTTGGAGGTGCGCGGCCGGTTCTTCGACGGTTACCTGAACAAGCCGGAGGCCACCGCGGCCTGCTGGACGGACGACGGGTGGTTCCGGACGGGAGACGTCGCGGCGATCGACCCGGCGGGCTTCCATCGGATCGTCGGCCGGGAGTCGACGGACCTGATCAAGACCGGTGGGTACCGCGTCGGCGCGGGCGAGGTGGAGACGGCGATCCTCGGTGTTCCCGGAGTGCGTGAGGTGGCGGTCGTGGGACTGCCCGACGACGATCTCGGCCAGCGCATCGTGGCGTTCGTCGTGGGTGACGAGGTGGAGCCGCGAGCAGTCGTCGACTCTGTGGCACAACAGCTCTCGGTGCACAAGCGGCCGCGTGAGGTACGCGTGGTGGACTCGTTGCCGCGGAACGGGATGGGCAAGGTCCGCAAGAACCTGTTGGAGTAG